A region of Streptomyces cinnamoneus DNA encodes the following proteins:
- a CDS encoding winged helix DNA-binding protein, which produces MRVHRNRHDRAFVVVPNAAARHDRLSLAAVGLLVRLLSLPDGTAVTIEKITEQVDEGKTAVAKAFKALEEAGYLRRQRSQDRDTGRWYTQTHVSDIPMTHIPAVGEPEVRSVGDLPKGEKHQVKNLLPKPSPKSDGQRPDAAGTEEEEIKSQDEQAQAAPADAETGRAAAVLAKLGDNDRRLGLGTADVLRLAPLAAEWLAEGHSQAKLLAVLTARLPERIDSPAALVAYRLKTHRPAHPAPSTPKPAPAPDTRARCQQCDAPFPAGVIHSLCKTCTAEARRDQAATVGGDAAGLLSAIRQRRESGAFAKGAKSRFIPAAA; this is translated from the coding sequence ATGCGAGTGCATCGTAACCGGCACGACCGCGCCTTCGTCGTCGTGCCCAACGCCGCCGCCCGTCACGACCGGCTCTCGCTGGCCGCCGTCGGCCTGCTGGTCCGCCTGCTGTCCCTGCCGGACGGTACCGCCGTCACGATAGAGAAGATCACGGAGCAGGTCGACGAGGGCAAGACGGCCGTGGCCAAGGCGTTCAAGGCGCTAGAGGAGGCGGGCTACCTTCGCCGCCAGCGCTCCCAGGACCGCGACACCGGCCGCTGGTACACCCAGACCCACGTCTCCGACATCCCGATGACCCACATCCCGGCGGTCGGTGAGCCGGAGGTCCGGAGCGTCGGCGATCTCCCCAAGGGGGAAAAGCACCAGGTAAAGAACCTCCTCCCGAAGCCCTCTCCGAAGAGCGACGGCCAGCGGCCGGACGCGGCCGGCACCGAGGAGGAGGAGATCAAGTCCCAGGACGAGCAGGCCCAGGCCGCCCCGGCTGACGCCGAGACCGGCCGGGCCGCTGCGGTCCTCGCCAAGCTCGGCGACAACGACCGCCGCCTCGGGCTTGGCACCGCGGATGTCCTCCGCCTGGCCCCGCTCGCCGCCGAGTGGCTCGCCGAGGGCCACAGCCAGGCGAAGCTCCTCGCGGTCCTGACCGCCCGGCTGCCGGAGCGGATCGACTCCCCGGCCGCGCTGGTCGCCTACCGCCTCAAGACCCACCGCCCGGCCCATCCCGCGCCGTCCACGCCGAAGCCCGCCCCGGCGCCGGACACCCGCGCCCGCTGCCAGCAGTGCGACGCCCCGTTCCCCGCCGGAGTTATCCACAGCCTGTGCAAGACGTGCACCGCCGAGGCCCGGCGTGACCAGGCCGCGACCGTCGGCGGCGACGCGGCGGGACTGCTCTCCGCCATCCGCCAGCGCCGCGAGTCCGGCGCCTTCGCCAAGGGTGCCAAGTCCCGGTTCATCCCGGCCGCCGCCTGA
- a CDS encoding DUF2786 domain-containing protein codes for MNSQNNPMLAKVRAILAKAEDPAASPEEAQAYFAKAAALMAKYGIERAMLADAKPETDRPTTRVIVESGSYVLDRVNLLMSINEALGGQSVRWRTWDTTARRYVQKVELHGYESTLDRVEMLYTSLMLQALNGMKHGTPGMGESTTAYRKTWLAGFRSAVYRRLTDSERQAAAEADLALPAGSRSAELVLSSRDDAIRALFKAAHPKVRTPAKRRLTGSGWNAGNAAGKRANLGDNHLANARRTALAA; via the coding sequence ATGAACAGCCAGAACAACCCCATGCTCGCCAAGGTCCGGGCGATCCTGGCCAAGGCCGAAGACCCCGCGGCCTCCCCCGAGGAGGCCCAGGCGTACTTCGCCAAGGCCGCCGCGCTGATGGCGAAGTACGGGATCGAGCGGGCCATGCTCGCTGACGCCAAGCCGGAGACCGACCGGCCCACCACGCGGGTCATCGTCGAGAGCGGCTCCTACGTGCTCGACCGCGTGAACCTGCTGATGTCGATCAACGAGGCACTCGGCGGACAGTCCGTCCGCTGGCGCACCTGGGACACGACCGCCCGCCGGTACGTCCAGAAGGTCGAGCTCCACGGCTACGAGTCGACGCTCGACCGCGTCGAGATGCTCTACACGTCCCTCATGCTCCAGGCCCTGAACGGCATGAAGCACGGCACGCCCGGCATGGGCGAGTCCACCACCGCCTACCGCAAGACCTGGCTCGCCGGGTTCCGCAGCGCGGTGTACCGGCGCCTGACCGACTCCGAGCGCCAGGCCGCAGCCGAGGCCGACCTTGCGCTCCCGGCCGGCAGTCGCTCGGCCGAGCTCGTGCTCAGCTCCCGCGACGACGCGATCCGCGCCCTCTTCAAGGCCGCGCACCCGAAGGTTCGCACCCCCGCGAAGCGGCGCCTGACCGGCTCCGGCTGGAACGCGGGCAACGCGGCGGGCAAGCGCGCCAACCTCGGAGACAACCACCTCGCCAACGCCCGCCGCACCGCCCTGGCCGCGTGA
- a CDS encoding antirestriction protein ArdA: MPATLTDIDAPRVWIGCLACYNAGYLTGDWHDADVADLVTPEDLHSKATDHEELWVMDHENFLGLIEGECSPAHAAEMAELLAEIPPYERQPFAIWFSVYADDNADRAGLVDEFRDAFCGEWRSEADYAQEQAEEQMDEERKKLLTQWPFTDIDWERASHHLFTGGYSAEDAPGGGIYVFYIG, from the coding sequence ATGCCCGCGACCCTGACCGACATCGACGCCCCGCGCGTTTGGATCGGCTGCCTGGCCTGCTACAACGCCGGCTATCTGACCGGCGACTGGCACGACGCCGACGTGGCCGACCTGGTCACCCCCGAGGACCTGCACTCCAAGGCGACCGACCACGAGGAGCTGTGGGTCATGGACCACGAGAACTTCCTCGGCTTGATCGAGGGCGAGTGCTCCCCGGCCCACGCGGCCGAGATGGCCGAGCTCCTCGCCGAGATCCCCCCGTACGAGCGTCAGCCCTTCGCGATCTGGTTCAGCGTCTACGCCGACGACAACGCCGACCGGGCCGGGCTCGTCGACGAGTTCCGCGACGCGTTCTGCGGTGAGTGGCGGTCCGAGGCCGACTACGCCCAGGAGCAGGCCGAGGAGCAGATGGACGAGGAGCGCAAGAAGCTCCTGACCCAGTGGCCGTTCACCGACATCGACTGGGAGCGCGCATCCCACCACCTGTTCACCGGCGGCTACTCCGCCGAGGACGCCCCCGGAGGCGGCATCTATGTCTTCTACATCGGCTGA
- a CDS encoding DNA cytosine methyltransferase: protein MSATAAVLPDLEELVDWSMEELEQLAAPWPARWLLPPKPGDPERVVYLFAGPGGLEVGTRDVLGRELDIIGVEFNKDAAATAVKAGFRRIVADVRTLDPNHPALRWTRGLIVTAPCQCWTPAGKRAGQDPHNQQILLDMFACAWEATVGVWEEGRECGQDCPEGCEDCWDGWSGPIYGIDEVRAMAKDLTDDRIGLLAEVVIWGLALSVASPDFGWIAMEQSSALPQVIIDGIREELKCADWLSVDFQILDAVDYGLASRRKRVFMLAARHRYSVASTRPESQIPTTTAAQALGWPPGVRVNTRGTRKTAGGNCWSADKPATAITSKIRGWYWEHDKERRFSLDEAALLAGFRPGHPWTGSRSSCTQQIGDVVAPPMGAVVLGALLGMAWEARLREYLAEIYNTRPTVRSEHALAA from the coding sequence GTGAGCGCCACCGCGGCCGTCCTCCCCGACCTGGAGGAGCTGGTCGACTGGTCGATGGAGGAGCTCGAACAGCTCGCCGCCCCCTGGCCGGCACGGTGGCTCCTGCCGCCGAAGCCCGGCGATCCGGAGCGCGTCGTCTATCTCTTCGCCGGTCCGGGCGGACTCGAAGTCGGCACGCGGGACGTCCTCGGCCGCGAACTCGACATCATCGGTGTCGAGTTCAACAAGGACGCCGCCGCGACCGCGGTGAAGGCCGGGTTCCGGCGGATCGTCGCCGACGTGCGAACGCTCGACCCGAACCACCCCGCCCTGCGCTGGACCCGCGGCCTGATCGTCACCGCGCCGTGCCAGTGCTGGACGCCCGCAGGCAAGCGTGCCGGCCAGGACCCGCACAACCAGCAGATCCTTCTGGACATGTTCGCCTGCGCGTGGGAGGCCACCGTTGGCGTCTGGGAGGAAGGCCGCGAGTGCGGGCAGGACTGCCCGGAAGGCTGCGAGGACTGCTGGGACGGCTGGTCCGGCCCCATCTACGGCATCGACGAGGTCAGGGCCATGGCCAAGGACCTGACCGACGACCGGATCGGCCTCCTCGCCGAGGTGGTGATCTGGGGCCTCGCCCTGTCCGTCGCCTCGCCCGACTTCGGGTGGATCGCCATGGAGCAGTCCAGCGCCCTGCCGCAGGTCATCATCGACGGCATCCGCGAGGAGCTGAAGTGCGCCGACTGGCTGTCCGTGGACTTCCAGATTCTCGACGCCGTGGACTACGGACTGGCCAGCCGCCGGAAGCGCGTGTTCATGCTCGCCGCCCGGCACCGGTACTCCGTCGCCAGCACCCGCCCCGAGAGCCAGATCCCCACCACCACAGCGGCACAGGCCCTCGGCTGGCCGCCGGGCGTGCGGGTCAACACGAGAGGCACCAGAAAGACCGCTGGAGGCAATTGCTGGAGCGCGGACAAACCCGCGACCGCCATCACCAGCAAGATCCGAGGTTGGTACTGGGAGCACGACAAGGAGAGACGCTTCTCCCTCGACGAGGCCGCCCTCCTGGCCGGGTTCCGCCCCGGACATCCGTGGACCGGCTCTCGCTCGTCCTGCACCCAGCAGATCGGCGACGTCGTCGCGCCCCCGATGGGCGCCGTCGTCCTCGGGGCACTCCTCGGCATGGCCTGGGAGGCCCGGCTCCGTGAGTACCTCGCCGAGATCTACAACACCCGCCCGACCGTCCGAAGCGAACACGCGTTGGCAGCCTGA